Part of the Synechococcales cyanobacterium T60_A2020_003 genome, AAGCGATGCGTTCCCATCGAAGAGGTACCGTTAACAGTCACGTTCGAAGATCTTCCCTTCGGAAACTACGCGGTGGCGGTTTACCATGACGAAAACGAAGATAGCATTATGAATCGCAATTCCTTTGGGATGCCGTCCGAAGGATACGGATTTTCCAATGACGCGCCTGCTATGACAGGGCCAGCTCAGTTTGAAGATGCCATGTTTGTAGTTGCAGGTCCAACGACCGAAATCCAGCTCACGATGCGTTATCCAGAGTAATGAAATGCTGAAGACCCCTTGTAGCTCAATGCCTCCGAGGGCGATCGTGAAGAACTGTAACATGATGGCGACAAATCGTCTTATCATGGCAAATAGTCAATTGCCAGGTTCAACCTTTTTCAGGACGCTGTATCGCTCTATGAATACAGGTGTTCTAAAGCTAACCCCATATAAATCCTAAAGACGAAAGACGAAGGTAGGAGTGAGTCCATGAAAACAAAACTATATCGCAACGGTTTGTACGGTCTGCTAGCCCTGGTTCTGGTAGCGTCTGTGGGTTGCAGCGCTGGCAATCAAGACTCGTCCTCAGCTTCAAAAGGAACCCCTTCAGAACAAACGTCAGATAAAGCAATGCCTAAGCAATCTCAAGAATTTGTAGTTCAAAACGGTAGTGGTGCAACGACGGTTTCGCTGAAGCCTACCGACAATGGTGCCGAACTGGTTGATGCCAGCGGTCAAACCCTGGCGACCTATACGATGACTGAATCGGACGATGGCAAAAAAGTAGAAATCAAGGATGCGAGTGGTCAAGTAACGGGCTTTATCGCTATCAAGGGTAAAAACTACACGATTCAAGATGCATCTCAAAAGCAGCTCTTTGCGCTGCGGGCTGGCGGGGATCAGCGCCATCGTTTTGTGAATGCCACTGATGAGAACATTTACGTGCTGAAAGTTAAAGAGAACGGTTATGTCGTTCGAGATGCGGAGAAGCAAGTCATTAACAAAGTGAAGGGTGGTAAGCAATCCGTTCTTCAAACGGCTGAAAAGCAAGCAGTGTTGCAGGCTGAGGGCTTATCTCCCTTGGCGATCGCTGTTTTTGGTTTTAGTGAATTGAGCCAGGAACAGCAAGGGGCTTTGGCCTATGTCGTTAATACCCAAGGCGCGAAAGCGGCAAAACCTGCAAAGGCGGACAAGAAGGGCAAGGCTGAGGACGGTGAGGCGGCTCCCAAGAAAGAGAAGAAATCTGCCGACACCCCTGCTGATACCCCCGAAGCGGCAGAATCTCCAAAAGCTGAGTAATAGTCAAAAAGGGCGATCGCGTTTCCTAGAGGTGCGATCGCTTCTGCTTTAGCAAGGTTTGCTTGGCTCTCTCCATTAACGCGATGTGCAACTAATTTGCCCTCATCCTTTGCCCTCATCCCAACCCTTCTCCCCAAGGAGAAGGGCTTTCGGACATTTCCGGTTCCCTCGCCCGTTGGGAGAGGGCGAGGGTGAGGGTAGTCTTTGCCAGCGTTCTATAAAAGTCACATATCGCGGCTCCATTCCCCAATGGAAATAGAATCTGGCTCTGTTTGTTCTGTGGATGGAGCCAGTTCTGTTTTTACTGCCGTTCGGCCTCAGACTTGGGTGGGAGGCAAGGGAACTTGCTTGGTTGTACCAGTTTTGAGTTTTGAGTTCTCAGGTTTGAGTTACAAATGCGTTGCTGTGTCACGGATTTTCGCCTTTCATCTAGAGATGAAATTTTTGAAATTGGGGATTACATTGGCGATCGCCCCTAGAATCACGATAAAACTTGAACATGAGATCAAAACCCGGCACTCAGCCTGAGGTGTATTCAGCCCAGCAGTCTCCTTGAGCCAACATTTGTTTTCCCTATGAATCGAACGCTGGTTTGGTATCGTCGAGATTTGCGCGTTTTTGATCATGCGCCCCTGCACCGGGCGGCCAGTCGGGGGGCGGTCATTCCGGTGTTTGTGCTCGATCGGGCGTTGCTGCTGCATCCAGAGACTGCCGTGGCACGGGTCGCGTTTATGCTGGAGTGCTTGAAGGCGCTGGATCAGGATTTGCGCGATCGCGGCGGACGGTTAATCCTACGATTTGGCGATCCGGTCACCCTATTGCCTCAACTGGTTCGGGAAACCAACGCCGACGGCATTTACGCCTACACGGACTGCGAACGTATCTATGGACGGGTACGCGATGCACGCCTGAATCGGGCGATCGCCCAAAACCAGATGAAAATTCGCTGGTTTGAGCCACCGGGCAGTTTTCCCGATTTAATGCCCTATCCGGCCTATCGCGATCGCTGGTTTGCCGATATGCAGCAGCC contains:
- a CDS encoding DUF2141 domain-containing protein encodes the protein MMNRIYALGSMVALGSLLVVVPSALAQIQLDGNLKVTVNALDSQEGAVCFKLFSGRQGFPSEDDSAVLKRCVPIEEVPLTVTFEDLPFGNYAVAVYHDENEDSIMNRNSFGMPSEGYGFSNDAPAMTGPAQFEDAMFVVAGPTTEIQLTMRYPE